From the Meleagris gallopavo isolate NT-WF06-2002-E0010 breed Aviagen turkey brand Nicholas breeding stock chromosome 7 unlocalized genomic scaffold, Turkey_5.1 Chr7_random_7180001955150, whole genome shotgun sequence genome, the window ACTTGAATGCTCTAATGTTAACGCCAACGCTCAACTAACTGTATCTCATTTGTCTGAAGCCTTCGCTGTGTGTGCAAATCATAAATTCAACCTTTACTTAAAGTTAAAAATTACCCTAATTTATGCTTACGGACCATTAGGAATTAAACATTTACCTTAGCAAAGATGGAAGAGCAAAGTACAAGtcattctttcttgctttcGGGATCTCTGCATCCACATAAAGTCTTGTGGACATTCTACAGAAGGGAAATGGCCTCTTTGCATCCAGGAGTTCATTTTCTTGCCTCCTGGGCTGTGATTTTCCTACTCCTGAGGACCTTTTCTGAAGGTGGGAAGCTTTTGGTTATCCCTATTGATGGCAGTCACTGGCTCAGCATGCGCCTGGTTGTGGAGCGGCTCAGACATAGAGGACACGAAATCGTGGTCGTTGCTCCAGAGATAAATTTGCGAATAGGTGTGTCGATGCATTATACCATGAAAACATACCCCGTGTCTTACACCAGGGAGTTTGTGgaagcagaatttaaaaagcTTGGCTATAAGAGTTTCATACCTCAACCTTTCTTGGAAAAATTCTCAAAAATAGCAAATATTACAACAATGTTTTTTGATTCATGCAAAAGGCTTCTTTCCAACAAAGAGCTGATGAAATATCTTGAAGAAAGCATGTTTGATGGTGTCTTTATggatcctttttttccctgtggaCAGATAGTGGCTGAACATCTCTCCGTACCTTCTGTGTACCTCGTACGGGGACTGCCGTGCAGCCTGGACTTCCATGCTACCCTCTGCCCAAATCCTCCCTCCTACATTCCCAGGTTCTTCACGCACTACACGGATCGCATGGGGTTCTTCCAGCGCCTCGGCAATCTCCTAGTTAGCCTGAGCAGTACCTTAACCTGTAGATTTCTTTATTCACCATATGATCATTTGATCAAAGAATTCCTTCAAGAGGAGGCAACATTGCTTGAACTTTTAAGCCGTGCATCTATTTGGCTAATGAAGTACGACTTTGTGTTTGAGTATCCCAGGCCAGTAATGCCTAACATGGTCTTCATCGGAGGCATAACCTGCACTCGGGAAAAACTGTTATCAAAGGTTAgttacctttttattttcccccttaGTTTCCTATGGTTGCACTGTTTGCTTCCACCATTTTCCTAGGCAATGACCATGTGATATCAGAAAGGGGGCATGCTCTAGAACATGCTGCCCAGGGTAACATGTTCTAGAAGATACACAGTCCCTGCAGTTCTTGAAGGCCAGTTTGAATAGGGCTCTGGAAAATCCGATCTGGAGAGTGGAAACCCTGCCTGTGccaaggggttggaactgggtgggctttaaaatcccttccaacacaaccaTTCAATAATTTCATATTACTGATAGACTACAGTAACACCTTCAATCAGatgaggggagaggagggaaaggtaaatcctctctctctgctgtgctgcactggtGGATGATGATGTGTCCTGAAGATGAACCTGGAATGGTGCTTCAGTcatcatcagcctcctcattcCAGACAGCTTCTTGAACATCTCTTTCACATCCAGTGTTGGTCCGTAGGTCTTCTAGAGGTGAATGTTCAGAGGGAGAGGCCATGCCCAGAGGAAAGCGAGCAGCCACTGGTAGGTGCAGTGGTGATGTGGGCATGACAGATCTCCTGTGGACGCAAAAGTTTCATCCTGAGAGAGGCTATTAGAAGCACAGAGCCACACACAGCCACTCCTGCCTCCTTCCAGGGTCACACACCTCTCTTCCTCTAAAAGGAACAGATGGGGCGTAGCTGGTGGGTTCAATAGGACCATCTACCCATGGACTTGGTTGAACTCTAGTGCTTGTTATCCAGCCTTTTATCAAACCAATGATTAAACATTTACCACACAGCAGTTACGTTATTGAACGATCACAATCTATGGCATAGAGCAGATAGCTTAAAGAGCACAGGGCTGTTGCTATTGCTTCAGAGGTGACCGGAGTTCTCTTCCTGTGCCGCACTCCAACATTTCTGCAGGAATGGCCCTGGTACTTCCTTCTCATCCACAAGTCTCAGtgttgctgtttctgctgctgtccGTGTTCAGCTTGGCTGCAGGTGGGAAGCTGCTGGTGGCGTTTGTGGATGAGAGTCCCTGGTTCAGCATGctggaaatgtttgaaattctgaagcagaaaggaCATGAAATAGTCATCGTTGCATCTGAAGGCAGTTTAAACATCAGCCATCAgagaattttcttctgaaaacctACCGAATATCTTTCACAGAGGAAGGGATGGTTGACAGTTTGCAGTCATTTCTAAAGGATATATTTGAAGAAGGGTAATTTCTGGAAAAATTTTTTAGAGAAcgtgaaaatgtgaaaaaagtttTTGAGACAGGCTTCATATCCTGTAAACAGTTACTGTACAACAAAGAACTCATCAGATATCTTGAGGAGAGTAACTTTGATGCTCTCTTGACAGATCCTGCATTCCCTTGTGGAGCAATACTGGCCGAGCATCTTTCCATCCCTTCTGTGTATTTCATGAGGTTAATACCATGTGGCTTCGATATTGAGGCCACCCAGTGTCCCAGTCCCCCTTCATATGTCCCCAGGCTATTTACAGACAATACAGATCACATGAACTTCCTCCAGCGTGTGAAGAATGTTATCTTTGACACCTccaatctttttctttgttactttattttgaaaccatATGAAAAACTGGCTTCTGAGTTCCTTCAGCGAGATGTGATCACACTAGATCTCTTAGGCAAGGCTTCCGTATGGCTTCTGAGGTTTGACTTTGTGCTAGAATATCCAGCACCATTGATGCCCAGCATGATTGTAGTTGGAGGAGTAAACTGTGCTCATAAGCAGCTACCTCAGGTGGGTTGTGCTCTGTTTTTAATACTTGTCTTATACAGTTCtatgcttctgttttttcctgtgTAGGCAGCTCCATCTTTCATTTACAAAGTATGCTCAAATGAGTGTCAGCAAGTTGTTTCTTACTTACTTTTCTTTCGTTTTTAAGACATCATTCTCCCAGTTGGTTGAGGATAGGCAAGTGTGTGTGGTGAGTGTAGGGAAGTTTCCCATCTATGTATGCCACTGGAGTGGTGCTCCATTTGAAAGCTTCAACCTTCATTAGGAAGGAAATCTATGTGAAGGAAATTTATCCAGGAAGTGAACATTGGATTTGTAGCAGACTACTTTTCATTATGTGTTATTGAACTACCTTTTGTATGGAGTCGAGTAACTTTGCTGGTCTCATAAGTACCTCACAGTGAGTGAAGGAAGGTTGGTAGAAAATCTGAGGGGCTGTGAAACAATCAGATACAATCATTTAACTTGGCAAATTAACACTGTTGGGAGTAGTGTCTGTTATTTATTGAGATATTTCCATCAGGCTTCTGTCCTGGGGCACATTTCCTGCCTTACCACTGCTTTCTT encodes:
- the LOC109364174 gene encoding UDP-glucuronosyltransferase 1-2-like; translated protein: FLEKFFRERENVKKVFETGFISCKQLLYNKELIRYLEESNFDALLTDPAFPCGAILAEHLSIPSVYFMRLIPCGFDIEATQCPSPPSYVPRLFTDNTDHMNFLQRVKNVIFDTSNLFLCYFILKPYEKLASEFLQRDVITLDLLGKASVWLLRFDFVLEYPAPLMPSMIVVGGVNCAHKQLPQVGCALFLILVLYSSMLLFFPV